In the genome of Eschrichtius robustus isolate mEscRob2 chromosome 12, mEscRob2.pri, whole genome shotgun sequence, one region contains:
- the FEZF2 gene encoding fez family zinc finger protein 2, which produces MASSASLETMVPPACPRAGASPATSKTLAFSIERIMAKTSEPRAPFEPRPGALEADGGQGKKLLNLCSPLPCMIPLQPLGYEVPSKTLLSYSELWKSSLRAGGGGGGGGGGGGSGGGAPVCGASGLCKTNCGVCCKAELGLAPSALPAGRVIKPQVINQAVGLPGSGSLYYFNYLDSAAYPPSELLGGHLFPSGLLNAQAPAALAAHPKLFLLENAKLAGLAADKFPHPAPYAHKERLPAPLEQVLKENSALTAERGGVKGHSKLPGGSADGKPKNFTCEVCGKVFNAHYNLTRHMPVHTGARPFVCKVCGKGFRQASTLCRHKIIHTQEKPHKCNQCGKAFNRSSTLNTHIRIHAGYKPFVCEFCGKGFHQKGNYKNHKLTHSGEKQYKCTICNKAFHQVYNLTFHMHTHNDKKPFTCATCGKGFCRNFDLKKHVRKLHDSGGPTAPCTKDLTRTVQS; this is translated from the exons ATGGCAAGCTCGGCTTCCCTGGAGACCATGGTGCCCCCGGCCTGCCCGCGCGCTGGAGCGTCGCCGGCCACTTCCAAGACGCTGGCCTTCTCTATCGAGCGCATCATGGCTAAGACGTCGGAGCCCCGTGCGCCCTTTGAGCCCCGACCCGGGGCACTGGAGGCGGACGGCGGCCAGGGCAAGAAATTGCTCAACCTCTGCTCACCGCTGCCCTGTATGATCCCCCTCCAGCCCCTAGGCTACGAGGTGCCGTCCAAGACGCTGCTCAGTTACTCTGAGCTCTGGAAAAGCAGCCTCCGGGCGGGCGGcg gaggaggaggaggaggaggcggcggcggcagcggcgggggGGCCCCGGTGTGCGGCGCCAGCGGCTTGTGCAAAACCAACTGTGGCGTGTGCTGCAAGGCCGAGCTGGGCCTGGCGCCGTCTGCGCTACCCGCGGGCAGGGTCATCAAGCCGCAGGTCATCAACCAGGCAGTGGGGCTTCCAGGCAGCGGCTCGCTCTACTACTTCAACTACCTGGACTCTGCCGCGTACCCGCCGTCTGAGCTCCTCGGCGGCCACCTCTTCCCGTCCGGCCTCCTCAACGCACAGGCCCCCGCTGCCCTGGCTGCGCACCCCAAGCTCTTTTTGCTGGAGAACGCCAAGTTGGCCGGCCTGGCCGCAGACAAGTTCCCCCACCCGGCCCCCTATGCCCATAAGGAGCGCTTGCCCGCGCCGCTGGAGCAGGTGCTGAAGGAGAACTCAGCCCTGACCGCTGAGCGCGGCGGCGTCAAGGGCCACAGCAAGCTGCCTGGGGGCTCCGCGGACGGCAAGCCCAAGAACTTCACCTGCGAGGTGTGCGGCAAG GTATTTAACGCTCACTATAACCTCACCCGCCACATGCCGGTCCACACCGGAGCCAGACCGTTCGTGTGCAAAGTCTGCGGCAAAGGCTTCCGCCAGGCCAGCACGCTCTGCAGACACAAAATTATCCACACCCAG GAAAAGCCGCATAAATGCAACCAGTGCGGCAAAGCCTTCAACCGCAGCTCCACGCTCAACACACACATTCGCATCCACGCGGGCTACAAGCCCTTCGTCTGTGAATTTTGCGGCAAAGGCTTTCACCAAAAAG GCAACTACAAGAATCACAAGCTGACCCACAGCGGCGAGAAGCAGTACAAATGCACCATCTGCAACAAGGCCTTCCACCAGGTCTACAACCTGACCTTCCACATGCACACGCACAACGACAAGAAGCCTTTCACGTGCGCCACTTGCGGCAAAGGGTTTTGCAGAAACTTTGACTTAAAGAAACACGTGCGCAAACTCCACGACAGCGGGGGTCCCACCGCCCCCTGCACAAAGGACCTGACTCGGACAGTGCAGAGCTGA